A section of the Salminus brasiliensis chromosome 10, fSalBra1.hap2, whole genome shotgun sequence genome encodes:
- the bdkrb2 gene encoding B2 bradykinin receptor, which produces MEPDVTGTTPSIFPTNHTNDTECPETEAWDWLHTMQPVYMYVICVLGIIGNVFVLLVFCLHKKACTVAEIYLGNLAAADLLLMCCLPFWAVSVANSFEWQFGSLMCRLVNTGIKMNMYCSVYFLVLVSADRYIALVHAMSHGRMRRPWYAKLSCVAVWILGVLLSIPTLNFRTVKYVPDVGVSACILQYPSHEAEVACNILLILLGFIIPVSVISYCTWKIIVALRKQVIDRFNAVNTEKKATVLVLAVLVVFLFCWVPFHLVTVLDLMVRFQALSGCTLQTALDICNQIFTYLALSNSVLNPILYVIVGKNFRKKVKELLEQMTHQGTKVSGSTRSQLSSTLKTFA; this is translated from the coding sequence ATGGAGCCAGACGTCACAGGAACCACACCATCGATTTTTCCCACCAATCACACAAATGATACCGAGTGCCCTGAAACTGAGGCATGGGACTGGCTGCACACCATGCAGCCAGTCTACATGTATGTGATTTGTGTGCTAGGAATCATAGGAAATGTCTTTGTCCTGCTGGTCTTTTGCCTCCATAAGAAGGCCTGCACCGTGGCTGAGATCTACCTGGGGAACCTGGCTGCAGCTGACCTCCTCCTGATGTGCTGTCTGCCTTTCTGGGCAGTCAGCGTGGCCAACAGCTTTGAGTGGCAGTTTGGCTCCCTGATGTGTCGCTTGGTCAACACGGGCATCAAAATGAACATGTACTGTAGCGTCTACTTTCTGGTGCTGGTAAGTGCAGACCGTTACATAGCGCTGGTGCATGCTATGTCCCATGGGAGGATGCGGCGGCCCTGGTACGCCAAGCTCAGCTGTGTAGCTGTGTGGATTCTGGGGGTTCTCCTCAGCATCCCAACACTTAACTTCAGGACCGTAAAGTACGTTCCAGATGTTGGGGTATCAGCATGCATACTGCAATACCCCAGCCATGAGGCAGAAGTGGCCTGTAACATTCTGCTTATTCTGCTGGGCTTCATCATCCCCGTGTCCGTCATATCCTACTGCACCTGGAAAATCATAGTTGCCCTACGCAAGCAGGTAATAGACAGGTTCAATGCAGTAAATACAGAAAAGAAAGCCACAGTGCTGGTGCTAGCCGTTCTCGTGGTTTTTCTGTTCTGCTGGGTTCCTTTCCATCTGGTGACTGTTCTAGACCTCATGGTGCGATTCCAAGCACTGAGTGGATGCACACTGCAAACTGCCCTAGATATCTGTAATCAGATATTCACCTACCTAGCCCTAAGCAACAGTGTGCTCAATCCTATCCTTTATGTGATAGTTGGCAAGAACTTTAGAAAGAAAGTAAAGGAGCTCCTGGAGCAGATGACCCACCAAGGGACTAAAGTGAGCGGTTCAACAAGATCACAGCTGTCATCAACTCTGAAGACATTTGCCTGA